From the Streptomyces nodosus genome, the window ACAGGCCGACGACGGCCCGCGGCGCATGCCCTGCCGGCGAACCGGACGCGGTGAAGGAGAACCGGTAGGTCTCCCCCTTCGCCAGGGTGATGTCGTTCTGTCCGACGATGGCGTCCCAGGCGTCGGCCGTGCCGCCCGGCACATCCGTGCACAGCTGTCCGCCGGTGACGGCGGCGGTGAGATTGCCGGTGGTCCACCAGGGGGCGGTTCCGTTGTCGAAGGTGCCGTTCCGCACCTGCTCGACCTCGTCCGCGCCCGCGGGGGCGACGGGCAAGGCCGTCAGTGTCGCCGTCGCCAGGATCAGCACGGCGAGGGCGCTCGTTCGGCGTCTGAACACGTCTCAGCTCCTTACAGGGGTGTGGGAGCGCTCCCAATGGGTCGACGGCAGGCAAGTGTGTCGGGAGTCACATCAGGTGTCAACGACCTCAACACCGCTTCGGCCACCGTCCGTTGTGGGCGGAGAGCGGAAATGGCCGGCACCCGGCGAGACGCCGCGCGGACTGCCGCAGGGGGCGGTGGAGGGCACCGTCACCCGAAAGCGCGTGCGCCGCCCCTCGGGGACGGCGCACGTTCGGACACGGCGGCGCGCCGGTGGTACGGCGCGCCGAACGGCAGGGGACTCAGCCCAGTTCCAGCTCCAGCCACTTCAGGACCTCGGGGGTGACCGGGTCGGTGATGTCGGCGAACTCCTCGTGTCTCTTCAGGAACTTGGCGACATAGGGGCAGACCGGCACGATCCGTCTGCCGGACTCCCGCACATCGGCCAGCGCCTCCTGGACCAGCTGTGAGGCCAGACCCCGGCCGGCGAAGGCGTCGTCGATCTCCGTGTGGAAGAAGACGCGCTGATCTCCGCGGTCGCGGTACACGGTCAGTCCGGCGCGCACACCGTCGGCCAGGATCTCGTAGCGATGTTTGGCGTCGGCATGGCGGACGACCGGAGGTGCTGACGACTGGCTCATGGTGTGCCTTTCGGACGGAAGACGGGTCAGCGCCGCCTCGGGTTCCGACGCGGCATGATCACGGCATTCGGCAAGGCAGGAGCGGGAAGACGACCCCCTGGATACCCCTCGACCACGCCGAAACGATCGGCGGAATTCTGCCACTCCTCGCGCGCCCGGACGATGGCGTCATGATCACGACCAATAAAATTCCACCAGATGACAATCTCCTCTTCGAACGGTGTTCCGCCGAGCAATACGGCCCGAGCCGTCTCCCGCGACTCGTTGGCCAGCGTGAGGGCGTCGGCCCCGGTGGGAATGAAGCCCAGTTCCGCCGGGCGCAGCAGGGTTCCGGCCATCCGGACGTCCCCGTGGTCTACGAGCAGTCCGTGCTCGAAGGCGGGGTCCACGTCCAGCGTGACCGCCGCTCCCGGCTCGAGGAGGATCTCGGCGCCGAGCAGCGGGGTGAAGGTCCGCACCGGGGATTCGTGTCCGGCGAGGGAGCCCAGGAAGACCCTGAGTTCGGCTCCGTCGAGCCGGACGGGCTCGGGGGTGTGGTGCTGGAAGTCCCGTGCGGTGTCGCGGTGTTCCCCGGGCAGCGCCACCCACAGCTGGACGCCGTGCAGGATCGTGGTCCGCGGGGTGGAGACCTCCGAGTGGCTGATGCCGTACCCGCCCGTCATGAGGTTGAGTTCGCCGGGCCGCACATAGGCGTGGCTGCCCAGGCTGTCCCGGTGCTCGATCTCCCCGCTGAACAGCCAGCTCACCGTCTGCAGCCCGGTGTGCGGATGCGGGGCGACATCCATGCCGCCAGTCCTGCCGACGTCGTCGGGGCCGTAGTGATCGGCGAAGCACCAGGCGCCGATCAGGGTCCTGGCCCGTTGCGGCAGGGTGCGCCGCACGGTCATCGCCCGCGGACCGCCGAGCGGCACATCACGCGGGGTGAACACCTCGACCTCCGGCGGCCCGGACTCCCGTCGGCCGTCCGGACCCGCTCCATGGACCGCTCCGACGTGTTCCGCCTCGACGTCGCTCATGAGGAACCGCTCCTCCCTGCCGCAAGATGGTTTTACTTTCAACAACTATCACGAGAGCATAGGGGCACAACGAGACAGGCGCACGGCCAGACACACGGCGCGACCCGAGGACGACGTGCCCGGACGAATTCCGAAGGAGCCCCAGGGTGACCACCCCCACGACAGATTCCGCCGACGCACGGGTCGACACCGGGCGGATCTTCATCGACAA encodes:
- a CDS encoding GNAT family N-acetyltransferase, which codes for MSQSSAPPVVRHADAKHRYEILADGVRAGLTVYRDRGDQRVFFHTEIDDAFAGRGLASQLVQEALADVRESGRRIVPVCPYVAKFLKRHEEFADITDPVTPEVLKWLELELG
- a CDS encoding pirin family protein, which encodes MSDVEAEHVGAVHGAGPDGRRESGPPEVEVFTPRDVPLGGPRAMTVRRTLPQRARTLIGAWCFADHYGPDDVGRTGGMDVAPHPHTGLQTVSWLFSGEIEHRDSLGSHAYVRPGELNLMTGGYGISHSEVSTPRTTILHGVQLWVALPGEHRDTARDFQHHTPEPVRLDGAELRVFLGSLAGHESPVRTFTPLLGAEILLEPGAAVTLDVDPAFEHGLLVDHGDVRMAGTLLRPAELGFIPTGADALTLANESRETARAVLLGGTPFEEEIVIWWNFIGRDHDAIVRAREEWQNSADRFGVVEGYPGGRLPAPALPNAVIMPRRNPRRR